One window of Thermocoleostomius sinensis A174 genomic DNA carries:
- a CDS encoding ABC transporter ATP-binding protein, with the protein MKETSIVYLDQVSKIYPSTNGDVYAVRDVTIDVQPGEFYSLLGSSGSGKTTTLRLIGGFEIPEYGRVHISGDEVTTLPPYRRNVHTVFQNYALFPHMSVFQNIAYSLTLAKVPREEIGARVAEALRMFRIENLGDRRPAQLSGGQQQRVALARALINRPKVLLLDEPLSALDAKIRDEVRQELRQLQKQIDLTFIYVTHDQEEALALSDRIAVMHNGRVEQIGTPKQIYNYPASPFVAQFIGKANFLTGKVVDNSSEVVHVDMQGMVIRAMAPNDRPIVGETVTVMIRPERFKLGNQTADNQVADNQVVGKPVRVTYVGQLIEVQLETTIGLLTVMQLSNDGINETEDQRLTWNAIDGIVIPSM; encoded by the coding sequence ATGAAAGAAACGAGCATTGTGTATTTGGATCAGGTCAGCAAAATTTATCCCTCAACCAATGGTGATGTCTATGCTGTGCGGGATGTGACGATCGATGTGCAGCCTGGAGAGTTCTATTCGCTGCTGGGATCAAGTGGCTCTGGAAAAACGACGACACTGCGGTTAATTGGCGGGTTTGAAATTCCTGAATACGGTCGGGTTCATATTAGTGGAGATGAAGTGACGACCTTGCCACCCTATCGCCGCAATGTGCATACGGTGTTCCAAAACTATGCGCTGTTTCCACACATGAGCGTGTTTCAAAATATTGCCTATTCGTTGACTTTGGCTAAGGTTCCGCGTGAGGAAATTGGGGCACGGGTAGCAGAAGCATTGCGCATGTTTCGTATTGAAAATTTGGGCGATCGGCGTCCGGCTCAACTTTCGGGAGGACAACAACAACGGGTGGCGCTAGCGCGGGCGTTGATCAATCGTCCCAAGGTGCTGCTATTGGATGAACCACTCTCGGCGCTAGATGCCAAAATTCGTGATGAGGTGCGGCAAGAATTGCGCCAGTTGCAAAAACAAATTGATCTTACGTTCATCTATGTGACGCATGATCAAGAAGAAGCCTTGGCGCTGAGCGATCGGATTGCGGTGATGCACAATGGCCGCGTAGAGCAAATTGGCACGCCCAAGCAGATTTACAATTATCCGGCCTCGCCGTTTGTGGCGCAGTTTATCGGTAAAGCTAATTTTTTAACGGGAAAGGTTGTGGATAATTCCTCAGAGGTGGTTCATGTGGACATGCAGGGCATGGTGATTCGAGCAATGGCTCCCAACGATCGCCCCATCGTGGGAGAGACGGTCACGGTAATGATTCGTCCAGAGCGTTTCAAACTGGGGAATCAGACTGCTGATAACCAAGTCGCTGATAACCAAGTTGTCGGAAAGCCTGTCCGCGTCACCTATGTAGGGCAACTGATAGAAGTTCAACTAGAAACGACGATCGGACTACTCACAGTGATGCAACTGAGTAATGATGGCATCAATGAAACCGAAGACCAACGGCTGACCTGGAATGCAATAGATGGTATTGTGATTCCGTCTATGTGA
- a CDS encoding lipoate--protein ligase family protein, with amino-acid sequence MNYSIWRYIPPIAASGAVQMAVDVWLLEQHRQGNHPPTLRFYTWKPIALSLGHHQRRYPDAWRNLSWQGQPIELVRRPSGGRAVLHQGELTYAVITSGIPGTRLQAYRQICQFLIQGWRAIGIDLHYGEAGRGYIHNPNCFDTATSADLVTTDGIKLIGSAQLRRDTVILQHGSMQLMPDPTLFRQVFGVEIQPIALPNHLKQNLHHQVIQALLDAACTCFDIRLEARPLSETEWERICSSDCVKQASASI; translated from the coding sequence ATGAATTATTCAATCTGGCGCTACATTCCCCCGATCGCGGCTTCTGGTGCTGTGCAAATGGCTGTGGATGTATGGTTGTTGGAACAACATCGCCAAGGCAACCATCCGCCTACTCTGCGGTTTTACACCTGGAAGCCGATCGCCCTTTCTTTAGGTCATCATCAGCGGCGCTATCCTGATGCTTGGCGAAACCTAAGCTGGCAAGGACAGCCGATCGAGTTGGTGCGGCGGCCCAGTGGCGGACGGGCAGTGTTGCATCAAGGCGAGCTTACCTATGCTGTGATCACGTCTGGCATTCCGGGGACGCGCCTGCAAGCCTATCGGCAGATTTGCCAATTTTTGATTCAGGGCTGGCGAGCGATTGGCATAGACCTGCATTACGGAGAGGCGGGGCGCGGCTATATTCACAACCCCAATTGCTTTGACACAGCCACCAGCGCGGATTTGGTGACAACAGACGGGATTAAGTTAATTGGCAGTGCCCAACTACGACGAGATACCGTCATTTTGCAGCATGGCTCCATGCAGCTTATGCCCGATCCGACTCTGTTTCGTCAGGTGTTTGGCGTAGAGATACAGCCGATCGCTCTGCCCAATCACTTGAAGCAAAATCTGCATCACCAGGTGATCCAAGCGCTACTAGATGCGGCTTGTACCTGCTTTGACATTCGGCTTGAAGCTCGACCGCTATCAGAAACCGAATGGGAGAGGATATGCTCGAGTGATTGTGTCAAGCAAGCATCTGCTTCGATCTAA
- the ureC gene encoding urease subunit alpha, with translation MSYRMDRRAYAETFGPTVGDRVRLADTNLIIEVEQDYTTYGDEVKFGGGKVIRDGMGQSPISREGGAVDVVITNALILDWWGVVKADVGIKNGKICGIGKAGNPYIQDNVTIVIGPATEAIAGEGMILTAGGIDAHIHMICPQQIETAIASGVTTMIGGGTGPATGTNATTCTPGAWNIHRMLQAADAFPVNIGFLGKGNSAQAVGLEEQVEAGVIGLKLHEDWGTTPAAIDTCLSVADAYDIQVAIHTDTLNESGFVEDTIAAFKHRCIHTYHTEGAGGGHAPDIIKVCGELNVLPSSTNPTRPYTVNTLEEHLDMLMVCHHLDRGIPEDVAFAESRIRRETIAAEDILHDLGAFSMISSDSQAMGRVGEVILRTWQTAHKMKDQRGALPDDSDRHDNLRAKRYIAKYTINPAITHGIADHVGSIEVGKLADLCLWKPAFFGVKPELVIKGGLIAWAQMGDANASIPTPQPVHMRPMFGSYSGAMHSTSLTFVSKSALKAGIADKLKLQKKVVAVGGIRKITKKDMKLNDLLPQIEVNPETYEVRADGELLTCEPATVLPMAQRYFLF, from the coding sequence ATGAGTTATAGGATGGATCGCCGAGCCTATGCCGAAACCTTTGGCCCCACCGTGGGCGATCGGGTGCGGTTAGCCGACACAAATTTGATCATTGAGGTGGAGCAAGACTACACCACTTATGGTGACGAGGTGAAATTTGGTGGTGGCAAGGTGATCCGAGATGGCATGGGGCAGTCGCCCATTTCCCGTGAAGGTGGAGCGGTGGATGTGGTGATTACCAATGCGCTGATCCTGGATTGGTGGGGGGTGGTCAAAGCCGATGTGGGGATCAAAAACGGCAAGATTTGTGGCATTGGTAAGGCGGGCAATCCGTATATTCAGGACAATGTGACGATCGTGATTGGCCCCGCCACAGAGGCGATCGCGGGTGAAGGCATGATCCTCACCGCAGGTGGCATTGATGCGCATATTCACATGATTTGTCCCCAGCAAATTGAAACGGCGATTGCGTCGGGGGTTACTACTATGATTGGCGGTGGTACAGGTCCCGCCACCGGAACTAACGCCACAACTTGTACACCAGGTGCGTGGAATATTCATCGCATGCTGCAAGCAGCCGATGCGTTTCCGGTCAACATTGGTTTTCTGGGTAAAGGCAACAGTGCGCAGGCGGTGGGACTAGAAGAACAGGTAGAAGCGGGGGTCATTGGACTCAAGTTGCACGAAGATTGGGGTACAACTCCAGCAGCGATCGATACCTGCCTCAGTGTGGCGGATGCATATGATATTCAAGTGGCAATTCACACCGATACCCTCAATGAATCGGGGTTTGTGGAAGATACGATCGCGGCTTTCAAACATCGCTGTATTCACACTTACCACACCGAAGGAGCCGGAGGTGGTCACGCACCTGACATCATCAAAGTTTGTGGTGAACTAAATGTCTTGCCCTCATCGACTAATCCTACTCGTCCCTACACGGTGAATACTCTGGAAGAACATTTGGATATGCTGATGGTCTGTCACCACCTCGATCGCGGTATTCCCGAAGATGTGGCCTTTGCTGAATCGCGCATTCGTCGAGAAACGATCGCCGCTGAAGATATCTTGCACGACTTAGGAGCCTTCAGCATGATTTCGTCAGATTCACAGGCTATGGGTCGGGTGGGAGAAGTGATTCTGCGCACCTGGCAAACGGCTCATAAAATGAAAGACCAGCGCGGCGCGTTGCCGGACGATAGCGATCGCCATGATAATCTACGGGCAAAACGCTACATCGCTAAATATACAATCAACCCGGCGATTACACACGGTATTGCTGACCATGTGGGGTCGATCGAAGTCGGTAAACTGGCGGATCTCTGCCTCTGGAAACCCGCCTTCTTTGGCGTTAAGCCGGAACTGGTAATTAAAGGTGGACTCATTGCCTGGGCCCAGATGGGCGATGCCAATGCCAGCATCCCCACCCCACAACCTGTCCATATGCGCCCGATGTTCGGCAGCTACAGCGGAGCCATGCACAGCACCTCGCTCACCTTTGTTTCAAAATCGGCTCTAAAAGCAGGGATTGCTGACAAGCTGAAGTTGCAAAAAAAAGTAGTGGCGGTGGGGGGAATTCGCAAAATTACCAAAAAAGACATGAAACTAAATGATTTGCTGCCACAAATTGAGGTGAATCCTGAAACCTATGAGGTGCGGGCAGATGGCGAACTGTTGACTTGTGAACCGGCAACGGTGTTGCCAATGGCACAGCGGTATTTCTTGTTTTAG
- a CDS encoding ArsB/NhaD family transporter: protein MENWQAIVATATFIGVIGLVMTEWVHLMIAAFLGALLLVFANVITLGEAIGYISSSYATLALFFGVMVLVRSFEPTKIFDYLGTQMVMLAKGSGKRLLLAIVAITTPICAVLPNATTVMLLAPLLPPIAQEIGVDFVPLLILMVFVANSAGLLTLVGDPATFIVGDAVNVTFLDYLGRLSLGGVVAIVTIVLLLPALFSPIWNTQLADLEHLPRPKINHPGVLAAGGVLMFFVLLFFAIGETLPVPLSPAAVALMGAGIALLLAHHSKIDTVNNILRDVDWSTLIFFMSVFVLIGALGKTGVISSLSGLLTIVLGQNIALGSIALLFFVGLLSSVIPNIPLVVAMVPLLKEYIVNVGLAGNEILQADYQGAFPPEVMPLFYAMMFGATLGGNGTLVGASSNIVAAGISELHGRRIPFKTFLHYGIPVMIMQLMAAAIYVLARFLV, encoded by the coding sequence GTGGAAAATTGGCAAGCGATTGTGGCAACAGCCACCTTTATTGGAGTGATTGGTTTGGTGATGACCGAATGGGTTCACCTGATGATTGCCGCCTTTCTGGGTGCGTTGTTGCTAGTGTTTGCCAACGTGATTACTCTAGGAGAGGCGATTGGCTATATCAGCAGTAGTTATGCTACCTTGGCACTATTTTTTGGAGTCATGGTGCTGGTACGCTCGTTTGAACCTACTAAAATTTTTGATTATTTGGGAACCCAAATGGTGATGCTGGCTAAGGGCAGCGGTAAACGCCTGCTGTTAGCGATCGTAGCTATTACAACTCCGATTTGCGCCGTTTTACCCAATGCCACCACAGTAATGTTATTGGCTCCACTGTTGCCGCCCATTGCTCAAGAAATTGGCGTAGATTTTGTGCCATTGCTAATTTTGATGGTGTTTGTGGCGAATAGCGCTGGACTTTTGACATTGGTGGGCGATCCAGCCACCTTCATTGTAGGGGATGCCGTAAATGTCACCTTTCTCGATTACCTGGGGCGTCTAAGCCTAGGCGGGGTTGTAGCGATCGTGACGATCGTGTTGTTGCTGCCAGCCTTATTTTCCCCTATTTGGAACACACAACTTGCTGATCTAGAGCATTTGCCGCGTCCCAAAATTAATCATCCAGGGGTGTTGGCAGCCGGTGGCGTGCTGATGTTTTTTGTGCTTTTGTTCTTTGCTATTGGTGAGACACTGCCAGTTCCTCTTTCCCCGGCCGCTGTCGCGTTGATGGGAGCCGGCATTGCGCTGCTGTTGGCCCATCACAGCAAAATCGATACGGTCAACAATATTTTGCGCGATGTAGACTGGAGTACGTTGATCTTCTTCATGAGTGTGTTTGTGTTAATTGGAGCACTCGGTAAAACAGGTGTGATTAGCAGCTTGTCTGGTCTATTGACGATCGTGTTGGGTCAAAATATTGCCTTAGGCTCGATCGCGCTGCTGTTTTTTGTCGGGTTATTGTCTAGCGTTATTCCCAATATTCCGCTGGTGGTGGCAATGGTTCCATTACTGAAAGAATACATTGTCAATGTGGGCCTAGCTGGTAACGAAATTCTGCAAGCTGACTATCAAGGAGCTTTTCCACCCGAGGTAATGCCGCTGTTCTATGCCATGATGTTTGGGGCAACTCTGGGCGGTAACGGCACATTAGTTGGGGCATCGTCTAATATTGTAGCGGCAGGAATTTCTGAATTGCACGGTCGGCGCATCCCCTTCAAAACCTTCTTACACTATGGGATTCCCGTTATGATCATGCAACTGATGGCCGCCGCAATCTACGTGTTGGCACGTTTTTTGGTATAA
- a CDS encoding cryptochrome/photolyase family protein, giving the protein MADLILFWHRRDLRICDNVGLAAARQHSTRVVGVFCLDPGILKGDDVAAVRVTYMMGSLQALAENYAQVGSQLLVLQGSPAQQIPALAQTLQAQAVFWNKDVEPYARDRDRTVADALKQAGIEVQAFWDQLLHAPREILTGTGAPYTVFTPFWRNWRSRGKSAPAPNLESAEGLTEAEQDQAKQTGCIPLPSAKDLGFGWDNELPLLPGTQAAHDRLEEFCDQSIDEYRERRNFPSVRGTSQLSAALKFGTIGIRSVWAATEMALSECRSDEARDNIHTWQQELCWREFYQHAMYCFPELAEGAYRDPMKDFPFINNPEHFQAWCDGQTGYPIVDAAMRQMNQIGWMHNRCRMIVASFLTKDLITDYRLGEKYFAQRLIDWDLSANNGGWQWSASSGMDPKPLRIFNPASQAQKFDPEGEYIREWVPELRSLDTEQLVTGKISQEERDRCNYPVPIVDHKQQQNRFKDLYQQQKTK; this is encoded by the coding sequence ATGGCTGATCTAATTTTGTTTTGGCACCGTCGCGATTTGCGCATCTGTGACAATGTAGGGCTAGCCGCGGCTAGACAACACAGCACTAGGGTAGTGGGCGTGTTTTGCCTCGATCCTGGCATCTTAAAAGGGGATGATGTGGCAGCGGTTCGAGTGACTTATATGATGGGCAGCCTCCAAGCGCTTGCAGAAAACTATGCTCAGGTAGGCAGCCAGCTTTTGGTGTTGCAAGGATCGCCAGCCCAACAAATTCCAGCGTTGGCACAGACGTTACAAGCACAAGCGGTTTTTTGGAACAAGGATGTAGAACCCTATGCCAGAGACCGCGATCGCACGGTGGCAGATGCTCTGAAACAGGCAGGCATTGAAGTGCAAGCCTTTTGGGATCAATTACTTCACGCTCCTAGAGAAATATTAACGGGGACGGGTGCACCTTATACGGTATTCACTCCCTTTTGGCGCAATTGGCGCAGTCGGGGGAAATCGGCTCCTGCACCCAATTTAGAGAGTGCCGAGGGTTTGACGGAGGCTGAACAAGACCAAGCCAAACAGACAGGCTGCATTCCATTACCTTCGGCGAAGGACTTGGGGTTTGGGTGGGATAATGAGTTGCCCCTCTTACCTGGAACACAAGCGGCTCACGATCGCCTAGAAGAATTTTGTGACCAATCCATCGACGAATATCGAGAACGGCGGAACTTTCCGTCGGTGCGTGGTACGTCACAACTGAGCGCGGCGCTCAAATTTGGTACGATTGGCATCCGCAGTGTATGGGCAGCAACAGAAATGGCCCTGTCCGAGTGTCGTAGTGATGAAGCTCGCGATAACATTCATACCTGGCAACAAGAATTATGTTGGCGCGAATTTTATCAACATGCTATGTACTGCTTCCCAGAACTGGCGGAGGGGGCGTACCGCGATCCAATGAAGGATTTTCCCTTTATCAACAACCCAGAACACTTTCAAGCGTGGTGTGACGGTCAAACTGGGTATCCGATCGTTGATGCTGCCATGCGTCAGATGAATCAGATTGGCTGGATGCACAACCGCTGTCGGATGATTGTTGCCAGTTTTCTCACCAAAGATTTGATCACTGATTACCGTTTAGGTGAAAAGTATTTTGCACAACGGCTAATTGATTGGGATTTATCCGCTAACAACGGTGGTTGGCAATGGAGCGCTTCTAGTGGCATGGACCCAAAACCTCTGCGAATTTTTAATCCTGCTAGTCAGGCCCAAAAGTTTGATCCAGAAGGTGAATATATTCGCGAATGGGTTCCGGAATTGCGGAGTCTGGATACAGAACAATTGGTGACTGGGAAAATTTCTCAGGAGGAACGCGATCGCTGCAACTATCCTGTGCCGATTGTTGATCACAAACAACAACAGAACCGCTTCAAAGACCTGTATCAACAACAAAAAACCAAGTAA
- a CDS encoding Bax inhibitor-1/YccA family protein translates to MSNTSNFREAIRQAQGQALVGPNVIANALPFLGGGLVLTALGTYAGVRIIDANPALFMPTFIGALILQLVLFFVARGIAEKGNNSVALPLLATYSLLSGYTLSGIVYVALDTSGVGLQGIGVAALGCGIAFILGRQIGSNLSDKDGMALAQTVRLGIIALLVVLVAQLLFALFGVFTPTFLEIAISGMGTLLFAGAAVVDFYVLPRVYRDDQYLPAALSMYLTYINLFVFILRLLIAFNRD, encoded by the coding sequence ATGAGCAACACGAGTAATTTTCGAGAAGCGATTCGGCAAGCACAAGGGCAAGCGTTAGTTGGACCTAACGTAATTGCCAATGCGTTACCGTTTTTGGGCGGCGGACTCGTTCTGACTGCTCTAGGTACTTATGCTGGAGTACGGATCATCGACGCAAATCCAGCCTTGTTTATGCCCACCTTCATTGGGGCGTTAATCCTTCAGCTAGTCCTATTCTTTGTCGCTCGCGGTATCGCTGAAAAAGGCAACAACAGCGTAGCGCTGCCGTTGTTAGCAACCTATAGTCTGTTGTCTGGATATACGCTCAGTGGAATTGTTTACGTAGCTCTAGACACGTCGGGGGTGGGGCTACAGGGCATTGGTGTCGCAGCCCTCGGCTGTGGCATTGCCTTTATCCTAGGTCGGCAAATTGGTTCAAATCTGTCCGACAAGGATGGCATGGCGCTGGCGCAAACCGTGCGCTTGGGTATCATAGCGCTACTGGTGGTTTTGGTGGCGCAATTACTCTTTGCGCTATTTGGGGTGTTCACTCCCACGTTTCTAGAAATTGCTATTTCGGGCATGGGCACATTGCTGTTTGCCGGAGCCGCTGTGGTTGATTTTTATGTGCTGCCACGGGTTTATCGAGATGACCAGTATCTTCCAGCCGCGTTGTCGATGTATTTGACTTACATCAATTTGTTTGTGTTTATCTTGCGGTTGCTGATTGCCTTCAACCGCGATTAG
- a CDS encoding FHA domain-containing protein, giving the protein MQQLTLEWAAADQHLSQTVSLQQSTKNPGTIRVGRDATMCDVVIKHPDPTIEKTVSGLHIEIFFNPEHHQFYLRNLTRDRQPPKRPNPVVVDGQKVVMEEVPLHVGSQIRLGRMALQVKSIDTQPVPVEPPAVPIYQRVCGNPRTPHYHPLTYDKLNCDICGYVMQGATLVYPVAEV; this is encoded by the coding sequence ATGCAACAGTTAACTCTTGAATGGGCAGCCGCGGATCAGCATCTTTCGCAAACCGTCTCATTGCAACAATCGACTAAAAACCCCGGAACGATTCGAGTGGGACGCGATGCGACGATGTGTGATGTGGTCATCAAGCATCCTGATCCCACCATTGAAAAAACCGTCTCTGGGTTACACATTGAAATCTTCTTCAACCCAGAGCACCATCAATTCTATTTGCGTAATTTAACGCGCGATCGTCAGCCACCTAAACGTCCGAATCCCGTGGTTGTAGATGGACAAAAAGTGGTGATGGAAGAGGTTCCACTCCACGTAGGCAGCCAAATTCGGTTGGGTCGAATGGCGCTACAGGTGAAATCTATTGATACACAACCAGTCCCGGTTGAACCACCTGCCGTGCCTATCTATCAACGAGTATGCGGCAATCCCAGAACTCCGCACTATCACCCGCTGACCTATGACAAATTAAACTGCGACATTTGTGGCTACGTCATGCAAGGAGCAACACTCGTTTATCCGGTAGCTGAGGTGTGA
- a CDS encoding glutathione S-transferase family protein, translating into MYKLYDFLPSGNGYKVRLLLAQLGIAFERIEIDILQGESRTPEFLEKNPNGRIPVLELEPGVYLSESNAILVYLGQGTNFLPIDRLEYARVMQWMCFEQYSHEPYIATSRFWLQHNMANQYRKELLQKQAPGYAALGVMEQRLVNHPFLVADRYTLADIALYAYTHVADEGGFSLENFPGIRAWIDRVQAQPQHIPITQE; encoded by the coding sequence ATGTACAAACTTTACGACTTTCTGCCATCGGGAAATGGTTACAAGGTGCGGTTGCTGTTGGCGCAATTGGGGATTGCCTTTGAGCGGATCGAGATTGATATTTTGCAGGGCGAATCTCGCACTCCGGAATTTTTAGAGAAAAATCCCAACGGTCGTATTCCCGTTTTGGAACTGGAACCGGGCGTGTATCTGTCTGAATCGAATGCCATTTTGGTTTATCTCGGTCAGGGCACAAACTTTTTGCCTATCGATCGTCTCGAGTATGCGCGTGTCATGCAGTGGATGTGTTTTGAGCAATATAGCCACGAGCCGTACATTGCCACCTCGCGGTTTTGGCTTCAGCACAATATGGCCAATCAGTACCGCAAGGAATTACTGCAAAAACAAGCTCCTGGCTATGCTGCATTAGGCGTGATGGAACAACGGTTAGTTAATCACCCATTTCTAGTGGCCGATCGCTATACTCTTGCTGATATTGCTCTCTATGCCTATACTCATGTGGCGGACGAAGGCGGATTTAGCTTAGAAAACTTTCCGGGCATTCGCGCCTGGATCGATCGGGTGCAAGCACAACCGCAGCATATTCCTATCACGCAAGAATAA
- a CDS encoding FHA domain-containing protein, protein MQLQLTWDDPVTEEPQQRVSPLPIAFGRELAQLPRILDDQPVHHIVLLDTNHEISRYHALIFEVAGQAILEDRSTNGTVLNNERIVGERRPLHPGDTIRIGTYHITVQMLEAEDPNATRLSSSSTIVFSPQTDIVSADELEDAIRSTGAPAEPPVSANLSSSTLIFDPETDQLESQPVRPTRPPGITRRPFPPADVFAAEHVSINALHATGYPVEEIDYAAIGGGMGSFVWVDMIRICGVRSDQIRVLTLRPEKPYARYEALLRNCQIPRYKRIRSGSDSCPDNVWGWPGYALREAWREVFSARFPSALSHLWQVFAEPAFADTYTPIADNVFTSMDREAERIGWDRVVQYGSVRSIRKTEDGRYVIAYSATKPPIAGSPQLLSSDYRFLIAKYIHLSTGYPAIKLLNDLQEYRQRTGDVKTVVHGYEPHDHVYEHLEKFGGTVVVRGFGIVGSQVMDRLYKARKENPRISVIHLSRTPKSGNRFGFAKRFVENHWEFQPFNWPKGTWGGDMRAKLESADPLRRRELLEAWGGTTTASRGNWRKTVKEGLKEGWYTIKFGQVDKVDQNEKGQPVTYIKSRGYEGVERIEADFVIDCTGLVSDPRENPLLRDLIDHYNLDLNPQMRLHVENDFEIKKMRNNRGRMYAAGVITLGGPYAPVDTFLGLQYAAHRSAESLAAARAPKIRYLEGIGSLWQWCKWALNVSP, encoded by the coding sequence ATGCAACTGCAACTGACTTGGGATGATCCAGTTACCGAAGAACCCCAGCAGCGAGTTTCTCCGTTGCCGATCGCCTTTGGGCGTGAATTGGCACAACTGCCGCGCATTCTCGATGATCAACCCGTGCATCACATCGTTTTGTTAGATACAAATCATGAGATTTCGCGATATCACGCATTGATCTTTGAAGTAGCGGGTCAAGCCATTTTGGAAGATCGCAGCACCAACGGGACGGTTCTCAATAATGAACGAATTGTGGGAGAACGACGCCCCTTACACCCGGGAGATACGATTCGGATTGGCACGTATCACATCACAGTCCAAATGCTGGAAGCCGAAGACCCCAATGCAACCCGGTTGAGTTCCTCATCGACGATCGTTTTCAGTCCTCAAACAGACATTGTTTCAGCCGATGAACTCGAAGATGCAATACGCTCAACGGGTGCGCCCGCAGAACCACCAGTTAGCGCCAACCTCAGTTCCTCGACGTTAATTTTTGATCCAGAAACCGATCAACTGGAGTCCCAGCCCGTTCGCCCCACCCGTCCCCCTGGTATTACACGCCGCCCATTTCCGCCAGCGGATGTGTTTGCAGCAGAGCATGTGTCGATCAATGCCCTTCATGCAACAGGCTATCCAGTCGAAGAAATTGATTATGCGGCGATCGGTGGCGGCATGGGTTCATTTGTTTGGGTAGATATGATTCGCATTTGCGGAGTGCGATCTGATCAAATTCGAGTCTTAACGTTGCGTCCCGAAAAGCCCTATGCTCGCTATGAAGCGCTGCTGCGCAATTGCCAAATTCCTCGCTATAAGCGCATTCGATCGGGTTCGGATTCCTGTCCTGATAACGTCTGGGGTTGGCCAGGCTATGCGCTGCGGGAGGCATGGCGAGAAGTGTTTTCAGCACGGTTTCCGTCGGCTCTTTCCCATCTGTGGCAAGTATTTGCTGAACCAGCGTTTGCCGATACCTATACGCCGATCGCCGACAATGTTTTTACCTCGATGGATCGCGAAGCCGAGCGAATTGGCTGGGATCGAGTCGTGCAATATGGCAGCGTTCGCAGCATTCGCAAAACCGAAGATGGACGCTATGTGATTGCCTATTCTGCGACCAAACCGCCCATTGCCGGCTCACCTCAATTGCTATCGTCTGATTACCGATTTTTGATTGCCAAGTACATTCATCTTTCTACGGGGTATCCTGCTATTAAACTCTTGAATGATTTACAAGAATATCGGCAGCGAACGGGAGATGTAAAAACCGTAGTACATGGTTATGAACCCCATGATCATGTATACGAACATCTAGAGAAATTTGGTGGAACTGTGGTTGTACGCGGTTTTGGTATTGTTGGTTCACAGGTAATGGATCGGCTTTATAAGGCGCGTAAAGAGAATCCGCGTATTTCGGTCATTCATCTCAGCCGCACGCCAAAATCTGGTAATCGGTTTGGCTTTGCCAAGCGGTTTGTGGAAAATCACTGGGAATTTCAACCCTTTAACTGGCCCAAAGGAACCTGGGGCGGAGACATGCGGGCTAAGCTGGAATCAGCCGATCCATTGCGGCGACGAGAGTTACTGGAAGCTTGGGGTGGCACGACCACCGCTAGCCGAGGAAATTGGCGCAAAACCGTCAAAGAAGGCTTAAAAGAAGGGTGGTACACCATCAAGTTTGGTCAGGTTGACAAAGTAGACCAAAACGAGAAAGGGCAACCTGTTACCTATATTAAGAGTCGCGGCTATGAAGGGGTCGAACGCATCGAAGCTGATTTTGTGATTGACTGTACCGGGTTGGTGTCAGACCCACGCGAGAATCCCCTACTGCGCGATCTCATCGATCACTACAACCTAGACCTGAATCCACAGATGCGCTTGCACGTTGAGAATGATTTTGAAATCAAGAAAATGCGCAACAATCGTGGACGCATGTATGCAGCAGGAGTGATCACATTGGGCGGGCCGTATGCTCCTGTCGATACCTTCTTGGGATTGCAATATGCTGCCCATCGATCGGCCGAGTCCCTCGCTGCTGCCAGAGCACCTAAAATTCGCTACTTAGAAGGCATTGGTTCTCTGTGGCAGTGGTGTAAATGGGCGTTGAATGTATCGCCATAG